In Streptomyces puniciscabiei, a single genomic region encodes these proteins:
- a CDS encoding inositol monophosphatase family protein, translating to MTDPLHRELLELAQEAARRAGELLRDGRPADLAVARTKSSPIDVVTEMDIAAEKLITDLISGRRPDDGFLGEEGASVEGSSGVRWVIDPLDGTVNYLYGLPTWAVSIAAERDGETVAGVVAAPMRGETYHAVRGGGAWATGAWEGERALACRPAPPLDQALVSTGFNYVAEVRTHQAEVAARLIPLLRDIRRSGSAAVDLCDVACGRLDGYYERGLNAWDFAAGDLIAREAGALVGGRPGEGPSRDLTVAGSPGVFEPLQGLLEDFGAWHD from the coding sequence GTGACCGACCCCCTGCACCGGGAACTGCTGGAACTGGCCCAGGAGGCCGCCCGCCGCGCCGGCGAGCTGCTGCGGGACGGGCGTCCGGCCGACCTGGCCGTGGCGAGGACCAAGTCCAGCCCGATCGACGTCGTCACCGAGATGGACATCGCGGCGGAGAAGCTGATCACCGATCTGATCTCCGGCCGGCGCCCCGACGACGGCTTCCTCGGCGAGGAGGGCGCCTCCGTCGAGGGGTCCAGCGGCGTGCGCTGGGTGATCGACCCGCTCGACGGCACGGTGAACTACCTGTACGGGCTGCCGACCTGGGCGGTGTCCATCGCGGCCGAGCGGGACGGGGAGACGGTCGCCGGGGTCGTCGCGGCCCCGATGCGCGGCGAGACGTACCACGCCGTGCGCGGGGGTGGCGCGTGGGCCACCGGCGCATGGGAGGGCGAGCGGGCGCTCGCCTGCCGCCCCGCGCCCCCACTCGACCAGGCGCTGGTCTCCACCGGCTTCAACTACGTCGCCGAGGTCCGCACCCACCAGGCCGAGGTGGCCGCCCGGCTGATCCCGCTGCTGCGGGACATCCGGCGCAGCGGCTCGGCCGCGGTCGACCTGTGCGACGTGGCCTGCGGCCGGCTCGACGGGTACTACGAGCGGGGGCTCAACGCGTGGGACTTCGCCGCGGGTGACCTGATCGCCCGGGAGGCCGGCGCCCTGGTCGGCGGGCGGCCGGGCGAAGGTCCGTCGCGGGACCTCACCGTCGCCGGCTCGCCGGGGGTCTTCGAGCCGCTGCAGGGCCTGCTGGAGGACTTCGGGGCCTGGCACGACTGA
- a CDS encoding response regulator transcription factor, producing the protein MRVLVVEDEQLLADAVATGLRREAMAVDVVYDGAAALERIGVNDYDVVVLDRDLPLVHGDDVCRKIVELGMPTRVLMLTASGDVSDRVEGLEIGADDYLPKPFAFSELIARVRALGRRTSVPLPPVLERAGIKLDPNRREVFRDGKEIQLAPKEFAVLEVLMRSEGAVVSAEQLLEKAWDENTDPFTNVVRVTVMTLRRKLGEPPVIVTVPGSGYRI; encoded by the coding sequence GTGCGCGTACTCGTCGTCGAGGACGAGCAGCTGCTCGCCGATGCGGTGGCCACCGGACTGCGCCGGGAGGCCATGGCCGTCGACGTCGTGTACGACGGTGCGGCCGCCCTGGAGCGCATCGGCGTCAACGACTACGACGTGGTCGTCCTCGACCGCGACCTCCCGCTGGTGCACGGGGACGACGTCTGCCGCAAGATCGTCGAGCTGGGCATGCCCACGCGCGTGCTCATGCTCACGGCGTCCGGTGACGTCAGCGACCGTGTCGAGGGCCTGGAGATCGGCGCCGACGACTATCTGCCCAAGCCGTTCGCGTTCAGCGAGCTGATCGCGCGCGTGCGCGCCCTCGGCCGTCGTACGAGCGTTCCCCTGCCGCCGGTCCTGGAGCGCGCCGGCATCAAGCTGGACCCGAACCGCCGCGAGGTCTTCCGCGACGGCAAGGAGATCCAGCTCGCACCCAAGGAGTTCGCGGTGCTGGAGGTGCTCATGCGCAGCGAGGGCGCGGTGGTCTCGGCCGAGCAGCTGCTGGAGAAGGCCTGGGACGAGAACACCGACCCGTTCACCAACGTCGTGCGGGTGACGGTGATGACCCTGCGGCGCAAGCTGGGCGAGCCGCCGGTGATCGTCACCGTGCCCGGCTCCGGCTACCGGATCTGA
- a CDS encoding ferrochelatase, whose translation MPDALDATPYDALLLLSFGGPEGPDDVVPFLENVTRGRGIPKERLKEVGQHYFLFGGVSPINDQNRALLDALRKDFAEHGLDLPVYWGNRNWAPYLTDTLREMAADGRRRILVLATSAYASYSGCRQYRENLADALATLEAEGLQLPKIDKLRHYFNHPGFVEPMIDGVLRSLEDLSEDVRAGAHIAFTTHSIPASAADTSGPVEAHGEGGAYVEQHLEVAQLIADAVRERTGVDHPWRLVYQSRSGAPHIPWLEPDICDHLEERHAAGVPAVVMAPIGFVSDHMEVLYDLDTEATAKAGELGLPVRRSATVGADPRFAAAVRDLIVERAAVERGQEVTPCALGALGASHNLCPVGCCPARASHPAAAGADSPYA comes from the coding sequence ATGCCAGACGCGCTCGATGCCACCCCCTACGACGCCCTGCTCCTGCTCTCCTTCGGCGGTCCCGAAGGCCCGGACGACGTGGTCCCGTTCCTGGAGAACGTCACGCGCGGGCGCGGCATCCCGAAGGAACGCCTGAAGGAAGTCGGGCAGCACTACTTCCTGTTCGGCGGGGTCAGCCCCATCAACGACCAGAACCGCGCCCTGCTGGACGCCCTGCGCAAGGACTTCGCCGAACACGGCCTGGACCTGCCGGTCTACTGGGGCAACCGCAACTGGGCGCCGTATCTGACGGACACCCTGCGCGAGATGGCCGCAGACGGCCGCCGCCGCATCCTCGTGCTCGCCACCAGCGCCTACGCCTCCTACTCGGGCTGCCGGCAGTACCGCGAGAACCTCGCCGACGCGCTGGCCACACTGGAGGCGGAGGGCCTTCAGCTGCCGAAGATCGACAAGCTGCGGCACTACTTCAACCACCCCGGCTTCGTCGAGCCCATGATCGACGGGGTGCTGCGCTCCCTCGAAGACCTCTCCGAGGACGTCCGCGCGGGCGCCCACATCGCCTTCACCACCCACTCCATCCCGGCCTCCGCCGCCGACACCTCCGGCCCCGTCGAGGCCCACGGCGAGGGCGGTGCCTACGTCGAGCAGCATCTGGAGGTGGCCCAGCTGATCGCCGACGCCGTCCGCGAGCGCACCGGCGTCGACCACCCCTGGCGGCTCGTCTACCAGTCCCGCTCCGGAGCCCCGCACATCCCGTGGCTGGAGCCGGACATCTGCGACCACCTCGAGGAGCGGCACGCGGCGGGCGTCCCGGCCGTGGTCATGGCGCCCATCGGGTTCGTCTCGGACCACATGGAGGTCCTGTACGACCTCGACACCGAGGCCACGGCCAAGGCCGGGGAACTGGGCCTGCCGGTGCGCCGCTCGGCCACCGTGGGCGCCGACCCCCGGTTCGCCGCCGCCGTCCGCGACCTGATCGTGGAGCGCGCCGCCGTGGAGCGCGGCCAGGAGGTCACTCCCTGCGCTCTGGGCGCCCTGGGCGCGAGCCACAACCTCTGCCCGGTCGGCTGCTGCCCCGCCCGTGCGTCCCACCCGGCCGCCGCCGGTGCCGACAGCCCCTACGCGTGA